The following nucleotide sequence is from Borrelia coriaceae.
ACAAATAGGAGAGTTCAACTAGAAATCTTGGACTAATTTATGTTTGTAAAGGGCATAATATTGTCATCTTATGGAGTTAATGGATATGCTAAAGTTAAGAGCATATCCAATAGTTCTAGTGATTTTTTTGATTTAAAGGGTAATAAATTAGTTTTAAAAAAGGAATCTTGCTCTTCAATTGAAGTTAAAGTTGAAGATATATCTTTAGTAAATAATTCATTGTTATTGAAGTTTGAAGAATTCAATTCCCCTGAAACTATTAAGGATTTAATAGGCTTTGAGTTATGGGTAGATGATGAATTTGCATCTAAGTTGGAATCAGATGAGTATTATTTTGGAGAACTTATTGGTTATAAGCTTATTAATAATGGAATAGAGTTAGGAGTTGTTGTATCTTTTTTTGAAAGTGTGAAATCAATTCTTCTTGAAGTTAAAGTTGGAAGTAAGTTATTTTTTATCCCTTTTTTAGATATTTATCTTGGGTATATTGATAGGGAATTGAAAACCATTGAGCTTAAG
It contains:
- the rimM gene encoding ribosome maturation factor RimM (Essential for efficient processing of 16S rRNA); the protein is MFVKGIILSSYGVNGYAKVKSISNSSSDFFDLKGNKLVLKKESCSSIEVKVEDISLVNNSLLLKFEEFNSPETIKDLIGFELWVDDEFASKLESDEYYFGELIGYKLINNGIELGVVVSFFESVKSILLEVKVGSKLFFIPFLDIYLGYIDRELKTIELKVLDLLK